A portion of the Acidimicrobiia bacterium genome contains these proteins:
- a CDS encoding acyl-CoA carboxylase subunit beta — protein MSDVADRFRKAAERAELGGPERHREKTREQGKMFVRDRVGRLCDPGSFVEDGLLANAADDELAADAVVTGRGRVSGRAVMVIANDPTVKAGSWGRLTVEKIIRALESAYDELLPVFYLVDSAGARITDQVDLFPGRRGAGRIFYNQVRLSGRVPQICCLFGPSAAGGAYIPSFCDVVVMVEGRASMYLGSPRMAEMVIGETTTLEEMGGARMHCTVSGCGDALVDSDEAAIDWAKQYFSYVSDHYRVLPPSYEPVPVREGADPASVLPDDSAHGYDMVDLLEAVFDEGSLLQVKELFAREVITAFGRLEGKPAGIVASQPSHLGGVLFVDSADKAARFIWLCDAFNVPLVFLADVPGFMIGTEVERQGIIRAGAKMLTAIAEATVPRISVIVRKAYGAGLYAFSGPGFRPDAALALPTAEIAVMGPEAAVNAVYFNKIQQLPESERAEFVSDRRAEYEEDVDLMRLASEIVIDAVVQPEDLRDELVRRLAFAANKPRSFSDRRHGVPPV, from the coding sequence ATGAGTGACGTCGCCGACCGCTTCAGGAAGGCCGCCGAGCGTGCCGAGCTCGGCGGCCCCGAGCGGCACCGGGAGAAGACCCGCGAGCAAGGCAAGATGTTCGTGCGCGACAGGGTGGGGAGGCTGTGCGATCCCGGCTCGTTCGTCGAGGACGGGCTGCTCGCCAACGCAGCGGACGACGAGCTCGCCGCCGACGCGGTCGTCACAGGGAGGGGGCGGGTGTCGGGTCGTGCCGTGATGGTGATCGCCAACGACCCGACGGTGAAGGCGGGGTCGTGGGGGCGGCTCACGGTCGAGAAGATCATCAGGGCGCTCGAGTCCGCTTACGACGAGCTGCTGCCCGTCTTCTACCTCGTCGATTCGGCGGGAGCGAGGATCACCGACCAGGTTGACCTGTTCCCCGGGCGGAGGGGGGCCGGGAGGATCTTCTACAACCAGGTGCGCCTCTCCGGCCGGGTCCCGCAGATCTGCTGCCTGTTCGGCCCGTCCGCCGCAGGTGGGGCGTACATCCCGTCCTTCTGCGACGTCGTCGTCATGGTGGAGGGGCGGGCTTCGATGTACCTCGGGTCGCCACGGATGGCCGAGATGGTCATCGGCGAGACGACGACGCTCGAGGAGATGGGCGGCGCCAGGATGCACTGCACCGTGTCGGGTTGCGGCGACGCCCTCGTCGACTCCGACGAAGCCGCCATCGATTGGGCCAAGCAGTACTTCTCGTACGTCTCCGACCACTACCGGGTGCTCCCTCCCTCGTACGAGCCGGTCCCGGTACGAGAGGGGGCCGACCCGGCGTCCGTCCTGCCGGACGACTCGGCGCACGGTTACGACATGGTCGATCTCCTCGAGGCCGTCTTCGACGAGGGCTCCCTCCTCCAGGTCAAGGAGCTCTTCGCCCGGGAGGTGATCACGGCGTTCGGGCGCCTCGAGGGGAAGCCTGCCGGCATCGTCGCCTCCCAGCCGAGCCACCTCGGTGGTGTCCTCTTCGTCGACTCGGCCGACAAGGCGGCCCGCTTCATCTGGCTGTGCGATGCATTCAACGTGCCTCTGGTGTTCCTCGCCGACGTGCCCGGGTTCATGATCGGCACGGAGGTCGAGCGGCAGGGCATCATCCGAGCCGGCGCCAAGATGCTCACCGCCATCGCAGAAGCGACGGTGCCGCGCATCTCGGTGATCGTGCGAAAGGCATACGGGGCAGGGCTGTACGCCTTCTCCGGGCCCGGATTCCGGCCGGACGCGGCACTCGCCCTCCCGACGGCGGAGATCGCAGTCATGGGGCCGGAAGCCGCGGTCAATGCCGTGTACTTCAACAAGATCCAGCAGCTCCCCGAGAGCGAGCGCGCCGAATTCGTGTCGGATCGGCGGGCCGAGTACGAGGAGGACGTCGACCTCATGCGGCTCGCCTCCGAGATCGTCATCGATGCCGTCGTCCAACCGGAGGACCTGCGCGACGAGCTCGTCCGGCGGTTGGCGTTCGCCGCCAACAAGCCACGCTCGTTCTCTGACCGCCGCCACGGCGTACCGCCGGTATGA
- the der gene encoding ribosome biogenesis GTPase Der → MSGLPVVAVLGRPNVGKSTLVNRIMRRKVAVVDEQPGVTRDRREFVAEWNGREFLLVDTGGWELSPGEELTAGIRGQAEAAIEAADVVVFVADATSELSDDDQGVARLLQRSSTPHILVANKVDGARHETDLDHLWTLGLGEAVPVSALHGRGSGDFLDALVAMLPDTGKGEPVSTFPRLAIIGRPNVGKSTLLNKLAGEDRVLVSDTPGTTRDPIDSIVELDGEKYEIVDTAGIKRRTKVKDDVEFYAVLRARDVLGRADIALLLIDGTQGASHQDQRLAEEIADAGVGIIVILNKWDVITEEERLATEDSVGDRLAFISWAPVLRMSAKTGSRIHRLPKAIRLVLESRGQRIPTPELNRLVRDWQQAHPPPVRRGRRAHIIYAVQAETDPPTIVLFVRGGDLAPDYLRFLENRIREEYDFTGTPIRLRTRRRHRSREHE, encoded by the coding sequence TTGAGCGGGCTTCCCGTCGTCGCAGTCCTGGGACGGCCCAACGTCGGCAAGTCGACGCTCGTCAACCGCATCATGCGCCGCAAGGTCGCCGTCGTCGACGAGCAGCCCGGGGTGACACGCGATCGCCGTGAGTTCGTCGCAGAGTGGAACGGGCGCGAGTTCCTCCTCGTCGACACGGGTGGCTGGGAGTTGTCACCGGGCGAGGAGCTCACCGCCGGCATCCGCGGTCAAGCGGAGGCAGCCATCGAGGCTGCCGACGTGGTGGTGTTCGTCGCCGACGCGACGTCTGAGCTCAGCGACGACGATCAGGGCGTCGCCAGGCTCCTCCAGCGCAGCAGCACTCCGCACATCCTCGTCGCCAACAAGGTGGACGGCGCCCGGCACGAGACCGACCTGGATCACCTCTGGACCCTCGGCCTCGGCGAGGCGGTGCCGGTCTCGGCATTGCACGGCAGAGGGTCGGGAGACTTCCTCGACGCCCTGGTCGCGATGCTCCCGGACACCGGCAAGGGTGAGCCGGTGAGCACATTTCCTCGGCTGGCGATCATCGGCAGGCCCAACGTCGGAAAGTCGACGCTGCTCAACAAGCTGGCGGGCGAGGACCGGGTTCTCGTGTCCGACACGCCGGGCACCACCCGCGACCCCATCGACTCGATCGTCGAGCTCGACGGGGAGAAGTACGAGATCGTCGACACCGCAGGCATCAAGCGGCGCACCAAGGTCAAGGACGACGTCGAGTTCTATGCCGTGCTGCGCGCCCGCGACGTGCTGGGAAGGGCCGACATCGCCCTCTTGCTCATCGACGGCACCCAAGGCGCCTCGCATCAGGACCAGCGGCTGGCGGAGGAGATCGCAGACGCCGGCGTCGGGATCATCGTCATCCTCAACAAGTGGGACGTCATCACCGAGGAGGAGCGCCTCGCCACCGAGGACAGCGTCGGCGACCGCCTCGCCTTCATCAGCTGGGCGCCCGTGTTGCGGATGTCGGCCAAGACGGGCAGCAGGATCCATCGCCTTCCCAAGGCGATCCGGCTGGTGCTGGAGAGCAGGGGGCAGCGCATCCCCACCCCCGAGCTGAACCGCCTCGTGAGAGATTGGCAGCAGGCGCACCCACCGCCGGTTCGCCGCGGCAGGAGGGCCCACATCATCTACGCAGTGCAGGCCGAGACGGACCCGCCGACGATCGTGCTCTTCGTGAGAGGAGGCGACCTCGCCCCCGACTACCTACGCTTCCTCGAGAACCGGATCCGGGAGGAGTACGACTTCACCGGAACGCCCATCCGGCTCAGGACGAGGCGGAGGCACAGGAGCCGCGAGCATGAGTGA
- a CDS encoding DUF512 domain-containing protein, whose translation MSFPTILEVVPGSPAAAAGLDAGDELLAVNGVVPTDVIEYQQLVDEPELHLRIRRPSGDVGVELVKGQGEPLGLRLSSSIFDRVQTCDNHCEFCFIYQLPPGMRKSLYLKDDDYRLSFLYGNFTTLTRFSELDVARVVEERLGPLYVSIHTTDPDIRAKMLRNPRGATSLRWLRALLTNGVEVHGQIVLCPTVNGADVLARTCAEIVARYRDLASVGVVPLGTSQFNTESTLEPHDAAQARRDLDIIDEWRATALRLLGRRMFFASDELYLMADRPFPASHEYEGFEQHENGIGMVRALYDEVDRLERGSAAAERIVTGEWRTIPAAPASGYRAARHTGRDPSPGRGPVVIVTGEYGEKAMRPVLARLERLGGRPLRILAVRNDFFMGNVAVAGLMVGGDLKRALANDREEAGSYLVPDVALRGDVFLDDVSLDEVRAAAKAPVLAVPATAAGLLEGVAD comes from the coding sequence ATGTCCTTCCCCACGATCCTCGAAGTCGTCCCTGGCTCGCCCGCGGCCGCAGCGGGCCTCGACGCCGGAGACGAGCTGCTCGCCGTCAACGGCGTCGTACCGACCGACGTCATCGAGTACCAGCAGCTCGTGGACGAGCCGGAGCTCCATCTGCGGATCCGTCGCCCCTCGGGCGACGTCGGCGTAGAGCTCGTGAAAGGGCAAGGCGAACCACTCGGACTGCGCCTCAGCTCGTCGATCTTCGACCGGGTGCAGACGTGCGACAACCACTGCGAGTTCTGCTTCATCTACCAGCTCCCGCCGGGGATGAGGAAGTCCCTCTACCTGAAGGACGACGACTATCGGCTCTCGTTCCTCTACGGCAACTTCACGACGCTCACCCGCTTCAGTGAGCTCGACGTGGCGAGGGTCGTCGAGGAGCGGCTCGGCCCGCTCTACGTCTCCATCCACACCACCGACCCGGACATCCGGGCGAAGATGTTGAGAAACCCGCGCGGTGCGACGAGCCTGCGCTGGCTGCGGGCCCTGCTCACCAACGGTGTCGAGGTACACGGCCAGATCGTCTTGTGCCCAACGGTCAACGGGGCGGATGTCCTTGCCAGGACGTGCGCCGAGATCGTCGCACGATATCGAGATCTGGCGTCTGTCGGCGTCGTCCCGCTCGGCACGTCGCAATTCAACACCGAGTCGACTCTCGAGCCGCACGACGCAGCCCAGGCTCGCCGCGACCTCGACATCATCGACGAGTGGCGGGCAACGGCGCTCCGCCTCCTCGGGAGGAGGATGTTCTTCGCCTCGGACGAGCTCTACTTGATGGCCGACCGCCCCTTTCCAGCCTCGCACGAGTACGAGGGCTTCGAGCAGCACGAGAACGGGATCGGGATGGTGCGGGCACTGTACGACGAGGTCGACCGGCTGGAACGAGGCTCGGCCGCCGCCGAGCGGATCGTCACCGGAGAGTGGCGGACGATCCCGGCGGCGCCGGCGAGCGGCTATCGGGCGGCGCGCCACACGGGTCGCGACCCCTCACCCGGCCGCGGTCCCGTCGTGATCGTCACCGGCGAGTACGGCGAGAAGGCAATGCGGCCGGTACTGGCTCGTCTCGAGCGGCTCGGCGGGCGACCCCTGCGAATCCTGGCGGTTCGCAACGACTTCTTCATGGGCAACGTCGCCGTCGCCGGGCTCATGGTCGGCGGCGACCTGAAGCGTGCCCTGGCGAACGATCGGGAGGAGGCCGGCTCCTACCTGGTTCCCGACGTGGCGCTGCGGGGCGACGTATTCCTCGACGACGTGTCGCTCGACGAGGTCCGAGCCGCCGCCAAGGCTCCGGTGCTCGCCGTGCCGGCCACCGCGGCTGGGCTGCTGGAGGGGGTGGCGGATTGA
- the ispH gene encoding 4-hydroxy-3-methylbut-2-enyl diphosphate reductase gives MPSKVLVAEPRGFCAGVEMAIKALTWMVRVFDPPVYCYHEIVHNSAVVEAFERAGVVFVDDFDNVPPGRPIMLSAHGSAPEIVASAEHLAAVMVDAVCPLVTKVHHEVKRMAGKGFDIIYVGHHGHDEATGAVAEAPEAVTLVDPRDGLGDFAATDPGRVALLAQTTLGLFEWEEVLETAQDLYPELWTARRSDLCYATTNRQTAVKQLAREASLVLVVGSVTSSNTNALVRVAENAGCAAHRIDGPDDIDDEWLVGHDVIGVTSGASAPDQRVKAVIEALAPTEGVSYVRVIDEDEYFPLPPSLRRFVQTLQTLVEGAFAARHPGRPGPIEYDREWDATSALELLGV, from the coding sequence ATGCCCTCGAAGGTCCTCGTCGCCGAGCCGCGCGGCTTCTGCGCTGGAGTCGAGATGGCCATCAAGGCGCTCACCTGGATGGTGAGGGTCTTCGATCCGCCCGTGTACTGCTACCACGAGATCGTCCACAACAGCGCCGTCGTCGAGGCGTTCGAGCGAGCAGGAGTCGTGTTCGTCGACGACTTCGACAACGTGCCCCCGGGCCGTCCGATCATGTTGTCGGCGCACGGTTCGGCGCCCGAGATCGTCGCTTCGGCCGAGCATCTGGCCGCAGTGATGGTCGATGCCGTCTGCCCGCTCGTGACGAAGGTGCACCACGAGGTGAAGCGAATGGCAGGCAAGGGCTTCGACATCATCTATGTCGGCCATCACGGGCACGACGAGGCGACGGGCGCAGTCGCCGAGGCACCGGAGGCGGTCACGCTCGTGGATCCCCGCGACGGGCTCGGTGACTTCGCCGCCACCGATCCCGGGCGGGTGGCTCTCCTCGCACAGACGACGCTCGGGCTCTTCGAGTGGGAGGAAGTCCTCGAGACCGCCCAAGATCTGTACCCGGAGCTGTGGACGGCGCGCCGGAGCGACCTGTGCTACGCCACGACGAACAGGCAGACGGCCGTCAAGCAACTGGCCAGGGAGGCGTCCCTCGTGCTCGTGGTCGGATCGGTGACCTCGTCGAACACCAACGCCCTGGTGCGCGTCGCCGAGAACGCAGGTTGCGCCGCACACCGCATCGACGGGCCGGACGACATCGACGATGAGTGGCTCGTGGGCCACGACGTCATCGGCGTCACCTCGGGCGCCTCGGCTCCCGACCAGCGCGTCAAGGCAGTCATCGAGGCGCTGGCGCCGACCGAAGGCGTCTCGTATGTCCGCGTCATCGACGAGGACGAGTACTTCCCGCTCCCACCTTCGCTTCGGCGGTTCGTGCAGACACTGCAGACCCTCGTCGAGGGGGCCTTCGCGGCACGCCACCCCGGCAGGCCGGGCCCGATCGAGTACGACAGGGAGTGGGACGCAACGTCGGCTCTCGAGTTGCTCGGCGTGTGA
- the cmk gene encoding (d)CMP kinase, translating to MVIAIDGPSGVGKSTVTRAVADRLGCASLDTGATYRAATLAVLRAGIDPADEPAVVSVVAAADIDVSDGAVRLDGEVVSDAIREGEVTSAVSGIAAIPGVRRLLVALQRHWVESRGGEAVVEGRDIGTVVFPGAPVKVFLTAPAEVRAVRRAGDDESSGRSVDDVGADLERRDHADATRAASPLQPADDAVVIDTGRLTVDAVVDEILRLVAERNGQQRPV from the coding sequence GTGGTCATCGCGATAGACGGACCGAGCGGCGTCGGGAAGAGCACGGTGACTCGGGCGGTCGCCGACCGGCTCGGCTGCGCATCGCTCGACACCGGAGCGACCTATCGGGCGGCGACGTTGGCGGTGCTTCGGGCAGGCATCGACCCCGCCGATGAGCCGGCCGTCGTGTCGGTCGTGGCAGCCGCCGACATCGACGTGAGCGACGGCGCCGTCCGGCTCGACGGCGAGGTGGTGTCCGACGCCATCCGCGAGGGAGAAGTCACCTCTGCCGTCAGCGGAATCGCTGCCATACCAGGGGTGCGGCGACTCCTCGTGGCTCTCCAGCGCCACTGGGTGGAGAGCCGAGGAGGTGAGGCCGTCGTCGAAGGCCGCGACATCGGAACCGTCGTGTTTCCGGGTGCGCCGGTGAAGGTGTTCCTGACGGCGCCCGCCGAGGTTCGAGCGGTGAGGCGTGCCGGCGACGACGAGTCGTCCGGGCGGTCGGTCGACGACGTCGGAGCCGACCTGGAACGTCGCGACCATGCGGACGCGACGCGAGCCGCCTCGCCGCTGCAGCCGGCGGACGACGCAGTCGTCATCGACACCGGCAGGCTCACCGTCGACGCGGTCGTCGACGAGATCCTTCGCCTGGTCGCCGAGCGGAACGGGCAGCAGCGTCCGGTCTGA
- the aroA gene encoding 3-phosphoshikimate 1-carboxyvinyltransferase codes for MSPPATKVTLHPPDAPFAGSVAVPGDKSLSHRALILGALAAGESHIANQGPGEDIASTRSVLRALGVTIDGGRLASPGRRAWREPVGPLDCGNSGTTLRLMAGALATRPYRSELTGDVTLLRRPMGRLVGPLEALGASIEVSDGERAPITVHAPGELRGTDVEIPIASAQARTAFELAALEARGSSVVSSPPGFRDHTERWLEALGRGRWLDRNRFQVVPGELEPFEYVVPGDPSSAAFLWAAAAVKPGARVTTPGITLNPGRIGFLQVLESMGAGIEAEVTGSAMGDPIGSVTVYGGVLAATEVSGELAAATLDELPLVGVLGAYAEGMTVVRDAAELRGKESDRIATTVAMIRALGGGAEATEDGFVIVGTGWLETGTVESHGDHRIAMAGAVAATAATGAVRIDGAGAAAVSWPGFYEVLEGLWSSR; via the coding sequence GTGAGCCCACCCGCGACGAAAGTCACCCTGCATCCCCCCGACGCGCCGTTCGCGGGTTCTGTGGCGGTCCCCGGTGACAAGTCGCTCTCCCACCGGGCCTTGATCCTCGGCGCCCTCGCAGCAGGGGAGTCACACATCGCCAACCAAGGGCCGGGTGAGGACATCGCATCGACCCGTTCCGTTCTCAGAGCCCTCGGCGTGACCATCGACGGCGGGCGCCTGGCGTCGCCAGGCCGGCGGGCGTGGCGGGAGCCGGTCGGCCCGCTCGACTGCGGCAACTCCGGGACCACGCTGCGGCTGATGGCGGGAGCGCTCGCCACCCGCCCGTATCGATCCGAGCTGACAGGCGACGTCACGCTGCTGCGCCGCCCGATGGGACGCCTCGTCGGACCGCTCGAGGCGCTCGGTGCATCCATCGAGGTGAGCGACGGCGAGCGGGCTCCGATCACCGTCCATGCCCCCGGTGAGCTGAGGGGTACCGACGTCGAGATCCCCATCGCCTCGGCCCAGGCGAGGACGGCGTTCGAGCTCGCCGCCCTGGAGGCGAGGGGCTCCTCGGTGGTGTCGAGCCCGCCCGGATTTCGCGACCACACCGAGCGCTGGCTCGAGGCGCTCGGGCGCGGCCGCTGGCTCGACCGGAACCGCTTTCAGGTCGTGCCGGGGGAGTTGGAGCCGTTCGAGTACGTCGTGCCCGGCGACCCGTCGTCGGCAGCCTTCCTGTGGGCGGCGGCCGCAGTGAAGCCGGGGGCCAGAGTCACGACCCCGGGCATCACCCTCAATCCAGGCCGCATCGGCTTCCTCCAGGTGCTCGAGTCGATGGGCGCCGGTATCGAGGCCGAGGTCACCGGGTCGGCCATGGGAGACCCCATCGGCTCCGTGACCGTGTACGGCGGGGTGCTCGCGGCGACCGAGGTGTCGGGTGAGCTCGCCGCCGCAACCCTCGACGAGCTGCCGCTCGTCGGCGTGCTCGGCGCCTACGCAGAGGGGATGACGGTGGTGCGGGACGCCGCCGAGCTGCGAGGCAAGGAGAGCGATCGGATCGCGACGACGGTGGCCATGATCAGGGCGCTCGGGGGTGGCGCCGAGGCGACCGAGGACGGATTCGTCATCGTCGGCACAGGCTGGCTGGAAACCGGGACGGTCGAGTCGCACGGTGATCACCGCATCGCGATGGCCGGGGCCGTGGCCGCCACGGCGGCTACAGGGGCCGTCCGGATCGACGGCGCAGGCGCCGCAGCGGTCTCCTGGCCTGGCTTCTACGAGGTACTGGAGGGCCTGTGGTCATCGCGATAG
- a CDS encoding pseudouridine synthase, with product MAVIGQRVDPGSARVTIDGLPLPIRPDVATYLVYKPVGVISTADDPQGRPTVVDLVESDTRLYPVGRLDAESEGLMLLTNDGELANLVMHPSHGILKTYVARVSGIPPTAALGELVRGVELDDGEARAVSARLTSSAGDQALVEIVMAEGRKREVRRMFEAIGHEVVGLVRTRIGPIGDQHLAPGAARRLSIDEIRSLYSAASVTWEDASLPEDDE from the coding sequence GTGGCCGTCATCGGCCAGCGGGTGGATCCGGGATCGGCACGGGTCACCATCGACGGGCTGCCCCTGCCGATCCGACCCGACGTCGCCACGTACCTCGTGTACAAACCCGTCGGCGTCATCAGCACGGCGGACGACCCCCAGGGCAGGCCGACCGTCGTCGACCTCGTCGAGTCGGACACCAGGCTCTACCCGGTGGGGCGGCTCGACGCCGAGTCCGAGGGTCTCATGCTCCTCACGAACGACGGCGAGCTGGCGAACCTGGTGATGCACCCGAGCCACGGCATCCTCAAGACATATGTCGCCCGGGTCTCGGGAATCCCTCCGACGGCGGCGCTTGGCGAGCTCGTGCGAGGCGTCGAGCTGGACGACGGGGAGGCCAGAGCCGTCTCGGCGAGACTGACGTCATCGGCGGGGGACCAGGCACTCGTCGAGATCGTCATGGCGGAGGGGCGCAAACGAGAGGTGCGCAGGATGTTCGAGGCGATCGGCCACGAGGTCGTTGGCCTGGTTCGCACCCGGATCGGCCCGATCGGCGACCAGCACCTGGCACCGGGGGCGGCACGCCGGCTCTCGATCGACGAGATCCGGTCGCTGTACTCGGCCGCCTCCGTGACGTGGGAAGATGCCTCACTGCCCGAGGACGACGAGTGA
- the scpB gene encoding SMC-Scp complex subunit ScpB — protein MNRRRVIEAVLFVAEEPIAVGELAELLEIPTADVEAELHSLSAELETGQRGTSLVEVAGGWRLYSHPEAREYLERFAATERAARLSSAALETLAVVAYRQPVSRGQVAELRGVDSERALRTLERRGLVAEVGIAAGPGQAILYGTTGLFLERLGVNTLAELPPLADHVPPAAVVDALERPFRPETSSSGSTS, from the coding sequence ATGAACCGCAGGCGCGTCATCGAGGCGGTCCTCTTCGTCGCCGAGGAGCCGATCGCGGTCGGTGAGCTCGCCGAGCTGCTCGAGATCCCGACCGCCGACGTCGAAGCTGAGCTCCACTCCCTCTCCGCCGAGCTGGAAACCGGGCAGCGGGGCACCTCACTCGTCGAGGTCGCCGGCGGATGGAGGCTCTACAGCCATCCGGAAGCCCGGGAGTACCTCGAGCGCTTCGCGGCAACCGAAAGGGCCGCTCGCCTCTCGAGCGCCGCGCTGGAGACGCTGGCAGTCGTGGCGTACCGGCAACCGGTGTCGCGTGGCCAGGTTGCCGAGCTCCGAGGCGTGGACTCCGAGCGGGCCCTGCGAACCCTGGAGCGGCGCGGGCTCGTCGCCGAGGTCGGGATTGCCGCCGGTCCCGGGCAGGCGATCCTGTACGGCACCACCGGCCTCTTCCTCGAGAGGCTCGGCGTCAACACCCTCGCAGAGCTCCCGCCACTCGCCGACCACGTCCCGCCGGCGGCGGTCGTGGACGCGCTGGAGCGGCCGTTCCGTCCGGAGACATCATCGAGCGGCTCCACAAGCTGA
- a CDS encoding ScpA family protein, translated as MSYEVKTRVFEGPLDLLLQLITSHQLEITELSLASIVTEYLAYLDAMRQLDIDVTSEFLLIAATLIQLKARRLLPGESAFDLDEELALAEERDRLLARLLACLTFKDVAAVMAHRFESADRFVPRQAGLDPGIEPRLPDVPLMVTPSELALIAERALNRRDEEVELDHLEFDLPSVDAALADVRRRLVAGAAEDFDELVAHCARPLEVVAYFLAVLELARWGILRLSQEGREGPITVTHNAGVDESDFEAIQSEWGTA; from the coding sequence ATGTCGTACGAAGTCAAGACGCGCGTCTTCGAGGGCCCGCTCGACCTCCTGCTGCAGCTGATCACGTCGCATCAGCTCGAGATCACCGAGCTGAGCCTTGCGAGCATCGTCACCGAATACCTGGCGTACCTCGACGCCATGCGGCAGCTCGACATCGATGTGACGAGCGAGTTCCTGCTCATTGCGGCCACCCTCATCCAGCTGAAGGCGAGACGGCTCCTCCCGGGCGAGTCGGCGTTCGACCTCGATGAGGAGCTGGCGCTCGCCGAGGAGCGCGACCGCCTGCTCGCCAGGCTGTTGGCGTGCCTCACCTTCAAGGACGTCGCCGCGGTGATGGCGCACAGGTTCGAGAGCGCCGACCGCTTCGTGCCTCGCCAAGCCGGCTTGGATCCCGGGATCGAGCCGAGGCTGCCGGACGTCCCGCTCATGGTGACACCATCCGAGTTGGCGCTGATCGCCGAGCGGGCGCTGAATCGCCGGGACGAGGAAGTCGAGCTCGATCATCTCGAGTTCGACCTGCCGTCCGTCGACGCGGCGCTCGCCGACGTGCGCCGGCGCCTCGTCGCCGGCGCCGCCGAGGACTTCGACGAGCTGGTCGCCCATTGCGCTCGCCCCCTCGAGGTCGTGGCCTACTTCCTGGCGGTGCTCGAGCTGGCCAGGTGGGGCATTCTGCGCCTCTCCCAGGAGGGCCGGGAGGGCCCGATCACGGTCACGCACAATGCAGGTGTCGACGAGTCCGACTTCGAAGCGATCCAGAGCGAATGGGGGACGGCATGA
- a CDS encoding HDIG domain-containing protein — protein MPVTPADLPHLARRFLGHLRARPLGPAEQLAAGRMLREPELSLFWGMARQDQRHSFDVAMAVVAAAPSDHELARAGLLHDVGKRHTTPGAIARSVATLIEMARLPLPPRYAAYRRHGPIGAAELEAAGAESIVVDFARHHPGPAPPGVDQGRWKILLDADRA, from the coding sequence GTGCCGGTCACACCGGCCGACCTCCCTCACCTCGCTCGCCGGTTCTTGGGTCACCTGCGCGCCCGGCCTCTCGGCCCGGCCGAGCAGCTCGCCGCCGGCCGGATGCTCCGAGAGCCCGAGCTGAGCCTCTTCTGGGGCATGGCGCGACAGGACCAGCGCCACTCCTTCGACGTCGCCATGGCCGTCGTGGCGGCTGCCCCATCGGACCATGAGCTGGCGAGGGCGGGGCTCCTCCATGACGTGGGAAAACGCCACACCACCCCGGGGGCGATCGCCAGGTCGGTTGCCACCCTGATCGAGATGGCGCGACTGCCGCTGCCGCCCAGGTACGCCGCCTACAGGCGACACGGCCCGATCGGGGCAGCAGAGCTCGAGGCGGCAGGCGCCGAGTCGATCGTCGTCGACTTCGCCCGGCACCACCCGGGACCGGCGCCCCCAGGGGTCGACCAGGGTCGCTGGAAGATCCTCCTCGACGCGGATCGCGCATGA
- a CDS encoding TraR/DksA C4-type zinc finger protein produces the protein MNLNSAVVALEDERAKLLRQLVELGANESGELTGDVEFGDGFADAAAATAERTEVLGIVDNVKSMLDDVNAALAKVKAGTYGFCETCGKEIDDARMDYRPTSLYCVDCKSKRS, from the coding sequence ATGAACCTGAACTCGGCAGTCGTCGCCCTCGAAGACGAGCGCGCCAAGCTCCTCCGCCAACTCGTCGAGCTCGGAGCAAACGAGTCCGGTGAGCTCACCGGCGACGTCGAGTTCGGCGACGGATTCGCCGACGCCGCCGCCGCGACAGCCGAGCGGACCGAGGTGCTGGGCATCGTCGACAACGTCAAGTCGATGCTCGACGACGTCAACGCGGCGCTCGCCAAGGTCAAGGCGGGGACGTACGGGTTCTGCGAGACCTGCGGCAAGGAGATCGACGACGCCCGGATGGACTACCGCCCGACGTCGCTGTACTGCGTCGACTGCAAGTCGAAGCGATCCTGA